The Raphanus sativus cultivar WK10039 chromosome 6, ASM80110v3, whole genome shotgun sequence sequence TgtaaagtaaaaacaaaacgaaaaaaaGAAAGGATTGTTAATGGTTACCGCACAAGCAAGTGCGTCACAACCTGAAAAATAGGAACACAAGtaagaaaaatcaagaaacaaaaatgaagaCAGATAATCAAGAAGAGGAAAGATAAAGCACCATGATCAAAAAGCTCTCCTAGGGGGCTAGAGGAGTTCGTTCTTCTTGCTTGCTTCCCATCAACCGCATCAAATGTCTAAAAAACCTCAAACGGTTTCAGGGGAAACAAGAGAGTTAAAAATACATTCAAaagtcaaaaagtttaaagaaaaagagagagagacgcaGACCTGATACAAGAAAAGAAGCAAACCATGTGCGAAGTGCACCCAACGTGGAGGTGGAGAATCCAACTGAGGTGAATATATCTGAGACAAGGTATAAGAAAAAGTGTCTTTGTAATCAAATCCATATGCAGAAAGGCGGACATAAATAAGACACCAACCAAATGCTTCAAGAGAAGAGACTACAGAACAAGGCATTAATCACTCACGTATCCTAGGAGTGAAGATGTGACTAGAAACATGAACCCCATAAGCGTTATCTGCAAAGCAAACAAAGCCATAAGCAATAACGACACCACATAAAGCAAAATGGAGAGACAAGAAACACTTAAGTACCATGTTTGGTCTGTGTATGGTCCAAAGGCAGCAACAGAGAGAGAAAACCACatgaaaagacaaaaacaaaagtcaAGACTTCTCATTTAGCCTCATCAAGTAAAGCTAAATATAcccaaaagagagagagagagacttacgGCATCCATAGAGGGAAGACTTTGACAAAACGAGTCCAAAAAGGGTTGAGAAGGTATTTAGCAAGATAAGAGTGATCCACTCCACTGTATTTGTACCTATGAAGAGCTGCTACACCATGTGCTCCTATGTAACCCATTACTCTCCTAACCTGTTTCAATTTTGCATCCGAATTTTCAAACTAAAAGACGTTAAAGCAGTGATCTTTAGGGGTCTCACTAGGCACTAACAAGACTCCCTAACGCTAAATCAAGAAAATGGGCTTGACCCTTTCTACGAAAAGAGTAAAACTTTGCTCGAGCTGCGACAGGAACCTTCAGAGATTTGGGTAGAATCTAAATTTGGATCCTTTTGCTATAAAAATTGGTAAAGAGAAGAGACGAGAACTTACGGCAGTTCTGGGGGGTTTGTGTCGGAGAAAATAAAGGAAGAGCCTTTCGAGTGTCCGTGTCCGAAAGAGAGTGAAGAATGAGACAAGAGTCGGTCTCTAGCTCTCTTTGTCCGAAAGAACGGCGAAGCGGGACGAGAGGACCTGAAAGCAAACGGAGGGCTTTGCTTTCCCCCCCACACGTGTgcaagatatttatttttgttttgaatttgattaATGTATTATGTGGAGAGATCTATGAAGTGAATTTGTTGATTTATGAGTTGTTTTTTAAGAAACAATCAAAAGGAGTTGGTCATGGATTcatattcttctttttattttatttctcatcttgcctttttcttttactttataatattatttctcCAAAAGGAATATGCCAGCTCCCATTTTATTCTTAGACAAAGCCAAAGTTGCTTACTTTTACAATgaccaaaaaatattaatttagttacTAAACTACACtagattttattcattttattcttAGACAAAGCCAAAGTTGCTTACTTTTACAATgtccaaaaaatattaatttagttacTAAACTACACtagattttattcattttattcttAGACAAAGCCAAAGTTGCTTACTTTTACAATgtccaaaaaatattaatttagttacTAAACTACACTCAACGAATAATAAAAAGGTTCGGAAGAATATATcaaagttaaaaagaaaaatcgagACTGGTTGTGTGATCTTTTTTAagtataataaaaagaaagaagaaatatCAACCATGTTTTAAATCAACCAAAACATGAATACACTTGATAGGATTTTTCAATAATGTTAGTGCTACTGAAGTCTGAAGTGatccaaaactataaataattacaatGGTAACAATACAATATAATACAGTAAAAGCAGATATTTAATATGTTCAATTTACAATTTAACAGAATTACAATTTAACAATTTCCAAATCGGTAGAATGAGAGATGCTTAATCCATTATGTCCATGAGCTGGTCCAGTGTTGGGATTGAAGACTCAGTCTCTACTCTCAAACATCCATCAGTGATCAGAACCACATACACCAAACAAAAGAATCTAATATTGTTAAAGAGGATATGCCAAAATTTTACATTTCATAAGCTCCTCATACCTTTGTATATCAATCAATCCTCATGCTCATCTTCCCCTTCAGAATCTgccaagaacaaaaaaagacaACTTTGAAGAACACTTATTGACTTGGATGCTATTATAAACTAAGCTTACCGGATCTGACATCTTCACTGAGTTTGCCTCTATCTTGTATTTGTTTCACAAGCATCCGATACATCAAAACCCACCAATAAATGTGGAGAACAAGCAAACAATAAAGAAGAGTGTTGAACATGTAGTAGTAAATAGGTCCTTCAACCGGGTGCTTGTCCTTATCTAGTTCTAAAACTACTTCATAgctgcaacaaaaaaaacatatattacatACATATACAAGGAGAAAAACATTCGAGAGTGACTataaaaagatatcaaatatacACAAAACCTTGTGCTCCATAGGATCCAAAAGGGATAGTAAATGAGGCGAAGAATGATCCAAGACAAAACGAAAAGAATGAATGAAAAGCTTGCGATTCCTTCGGCTCCACTATATTTAGACATTTTCCCAACTTCAAGAAACACATCACTTGCATCATGAAGTGCCAGAACAACCGAACCAACACGAGAGAAGCTTTCTCACCCACaccccccaaaaaaaagaagaagaagatcaaaacaATGAGGAGCAAAAGGAAGCCATTGTAGACTAGGAGTGTGATGACGGAAGCATATACCTACATACGTATGAGAGGACAATAAGAATAAGAGTAGCGATATGATGACCCATTGAAACTCCAAAATCAGAACGTCTTGTTTCCCAGAAGATGAGAGCAAAGATTGAGTATGTATAGAATCCAGCCACAAACATATACAAAAGCTTCAACTTTAACCTGGATGAGAAAGATATAATAATAAACTGTGTTGATATTATAAGCAAAGCAAGGCCTTGACAAGACAAGAAACTTACTTGGTTTGTTGATTAGGCCAGGACTGATCTCCAGGGCCAACCCAAAAGTATTTAGTGTTCATAAACCAAGGTTCATTGTAAGTCACAGAAAGAGCAAGAATCTCAGCTGACAGATAGTAAACACACTTCCAGGCTGATTCTTTGAATTTCCTGATTTTCTTGCGTCTCTCGGTTGCATCATCCCCAATATTCTGTCTCTGTTTCCCATATATCAAATGTTTTGCCAATTTCTACAAACACCAAATATCAAGTTCAGGTCCAAAAAAAAGGAAGTAACTTTCTCCATACCCTATTTGAAAGTAACCAAATGCACACATGAAAGATGCTTAACATAAATGTGTAATATGAAAAAGAATGGTCCACCACAATATCATAAAGTAGTTTTTATCAATTCTTAAGTGACTGGAACAAAAAGGTTTAAATCATTCTTCACATCATAACCATCAAAAAGAGATACACTTTCAGCTACAATCATTCATCTTAGTGAAGCTTGTTAATACTTTAAGCTTAAGCAACACTTGTATAAAGGCACTGATAATCATTACAAAGGTAACGGCTTTACGAGAGAGTGCAACACAAAAAGCTAAAAGCTCAGAGCTTTCGATCTGTAAGAAGTTACCTCGAAGACGAATCTATCGAGGAGGAACCGAATCGAAGGGAAGAGCACAGcgaagagaggaagaagacgaaaaTCCTGGTAAACCGGAGGTGACTCGAGTTCCCACTTGATCGATTTCACAGATTCTAACAAACCCATCTCCGGATTGAACAAGATTTTTCTCGAGAAATACAGATTCTTCTCGTTGACAAAGGGATCTCTCTCCCCctccttttattttattggaTCAGTGGGAAGTTTAAATACAGGTTGAACTAGTACTACCTCCTACTCCATCccaatttgattttattttattcatgttttttatattttcaagcTGGATCGTTTTTAGTCTTCCTTGAACCCTCTGAATACCTTAGAGTCTTCTCGACTCTCCAAACTGGCATTGGCAATATGACAACTTGTTTTTGTTTAGTTGACTTCTATTTGGTCTTCgactttgaattttattttatttttgttaaaagacttgttttatttaagttttgtaacatttacaaatgaaaaaaaaaagttttacgtATTCGTTTGGTCTGTATATTGTCACAAAATGATTTGTTGACTCTAATAAAagtgtattttatataaaaactgcATAGATGATAAttactaatttaaaattttaatatagttatatatttaactaaatttttaaaaatattattattttatcgaatcATGTTATATTTTAGATCGACGTAACTGGAAACTgaaagtttaattattttattgtgtTTATTAGTTTATCAATGATTTATGTTGTATAAATAAGAGTTTGTTAAtgttaaatatatgatttttagatttttttttttgaacttaatgatttttagattttgaggCAGATATTATGTTACCTGCAACTATTATCTTATAATTATTTCATGGTatccttttttcaaaaaaagaattattgCATGGTATCATGGTGTAAAAATTATGATTCATTTTGGAGGTTTGATCTagataatctaatctattaaaacagagtACTAAAATATATCTACCATAGATGTTTTCATTTAAGTTTTGGCCAGTTTCATTTTTATTAGAGTGTTACATAATAAATAGACCATAACAACTTATCTCAATTATTAATGCCCACACATTTTAGTATAATTTCGCCAGGCCAACTAAATCATAACGAACAAACCGGccaattaaatattaattttgatttcttaaatctaatCCTATGGTTACGATTGGCAAGgaccaaacataaaaaaatataccaacCTTAACAAATCCTATGGTTACGATTGGCAAGGaccaaatattaattttacttgCACTTATTCTTTACAATAATCAAAGTTATACAATTATTCTTACTTCTACTTTTTTCCTATGAAATTTATACTTAATTTGGTGTTGTATATACTAGATTAAATAACCAGTCCAAACCAACAATCTAAATCTATTGTATCTTACATCTTACACAATAATACAATCATATTTAGCTCTAACTTCCACTCTTATACTATAGGTTACatcatatcattttttaaacATTATACACTGTaaccttaaaaatatatgaaacacacattaattatataaatcgTCTACATTGATCATAAATcgtgtaatattttttaaaaaattagaaagaatTTATTAGCAAAAGATTTCAACAAATCTAAACTAACTTGGCTTGCACACAAAATAATATCTACATACAATATATTCTCTTAAATATCTTctgttcatatttttttaacaagatTTCCAGTTCCTTACTTTTCGACCTTCCTATAACGAAAATTAAACAGAATATGCTACTCTCGATATGCTATCTATCTTTAAAATAGGAGTAGTTCGGATATCCGTTCGGGTTCAGATCGGATATTTCagattttcagatattttggcATAGGAGTATAGAatccattcgggtatttttgtacttcggatcgggttcagATATTCTTAGTTTGGGTTcagttattttggatatttagattttggaaaaaaaaaatcttcatttctcaagtttttgtatttaaaaatataacttttactttactgatattttatttttaatagattgaatgatttgaagataaaaattttaaaataaaag is a genomic window containing:
- the LOC108805873 gene encoding ceramide synthase 1 LOH3, producing the protein MGLLESVKSIKWELESPPVYQDFRLLPLFAVLFPSIRFLLDRFVFEKLAKHLIYGKQRQNIGDDATERRKKIRKFKESAWKCVYYLSAEILALSVTYNEPWFMNTKYFWVGPGDQSWPNQQTKLKLKLLYMFVAGFYTYSIFALIFWETRRSDFGVSMGHHIATLILIVLSYVCSFSRVGSVVLALHDASDVFLEVGKMSKYSGAEGIASFSFILFVLSWIILRLIYYPFWILWSTSYEVVLELDKDKHPVEGPIYYYMFNTLLYCLLVLHIYWWVLMYRMLVKQIQDRGKLSEDVRSDSEGEDEHED